In the genome of Variovorax sp. PAMC26660, the window CAGGCGCGCGTCAGTGCCGGGCGTGTTCTGGTGATCGGCGCAGGCGGATTGGGCTCCCCCGTCGCGCTTTACCTTGCCGCCGCCGGTGTCGGCCACATCACTCTGGTGGACGACGACGAAGTCGACCTCACCAATCTCCAGCGGCAGATTGCCCACACCAACGCCCGCGTCGGCAGCCCCAAGGTGGAATCCGCTGCGCAGGCGATGCGCGACATCAACCCCGACATCGCCATCGAAACTCACGCTCTGTGTGCCGACGAAGCACTGCTGTCGCGCCTTCTCGCGGCAGCCGATGTTGTGGTGGACTGCTGCGACAACTTCGCCACCCGCCACGCGATCAACCGTGCCTGCGTGGCACATGCCAAGCCACTCGTGGCGGGCGCAGCGATCCGTTTCGACGGCCAGTTGAGCGTGTACGACACACGCGATGCCGCTTCGCCCTGCTACGCCTGCCTGTTCCCCCCCGACGCTGCCTTCGAGGAAACGCGTTGCGCGGTACTGGGCGTGTTCGGCCCCGTGGTCGGCACCATCGGCACGCTGCAGGCCAGCGAGGCGCTCAAGCTGCTCGCAGGCATCGGCCCGTCGCTGGCGGGCAAGCTGCTGATGTTCGACGGTCGCAGCACGGCGTTCGACACGCTGCGCGTGGCGCGAGACCCGCACTGCAGCGTCTGCGCCCAACGCCCCGGCGCCTGACCCCTGCATCCGGCCTCAAGGCTGCCTGGCGCCCTTCGCCCTCGCAGCCCCATTGGCCGCGGCCCCAGCCGTCGGACGATTCGCATCCGCCACCACACCCTTGCAATCCGAATCCTCGCCGGGCCCGGTCTCGATGGTCGCGGCCAGCGCCAGCAGCGGATTGATGGCGCCGAGCGCCAGCGCGGCAAGGCCTCGCCCTGCCAGAGGCGCGATCTCGATGCCACCCTTCGGGCTGCCGAAGGTGCCACCCACGACCAGCGGCGTGCGGATCGAAAGGATGCTCTTGCTCTTGGGCTCCGGATGCACCACGAAATCGAGCGTTTCATTGGCCAGATTGGCCTGGCCGCTGGCGGTGAACAGCGCATTGGTGGTGTCCACCACGAGCGTGCGCCCGGTCATCAGGCCCTTGTTGACGTCGAAGGCAATGGCCGCACAACGCAACTCGACATTGCGGTCGCCACGCAGCAAAAACTTGATGATGTCGCCGCCCACGAGCGTCGCGAACACGGGCAGCAGGTTGCCGAACTGGCCGCGCCCAGACAGCACCGCCACGTCGCCCGACGCCCCACCGAGCCAGTTGGCCACAGAGCTGCCCGGCCCCGAGAGGTTGAGGCGACCATCGAGACGGCCCACGCTGTTGCCCGTGGTTTCGAGCTTGGGGAACAGGCGGGCCAGTTGCATGCCCCGCAGGTCGAGCGAGGCACGGATGTCCGCCGGGTTCTTCGCCCCATCGATGCGGATGGCGCCCACCAGCTTGCCGCCACCCACGCCCAGGTCGAGCGGATCGAGCGTGAGCACGCCATCGTTCAGCTTCACCTGCACGCTGCCGCTGTCCAGCGGAATCTCGCGCACGTTGCGGATGCGATCGGCCGTGTACTTCACGTCGGCATTCATGGCGCGCAAACGCTCGAAGTCGAGCGGCGCGGTGGGCAGCACCTTGCCACCCGCCGGACGCTTGACCTGCGTGATCGTCGGCGGAGGTGCGACGCCTTCCACTGCGTTGGCCGTGCGTGCCGTCGGCGGCAGGCCGATCAGCGGCCCAAGGTCGTCCATGTCCATCACCTTCGAGCGCAGCTCGCCCGCCAGATGAGGCAGGCTCCCAGCTTGGTCGAAGCGCATGTCGCCCGCGATGTCTGACAGGCCCAGCTTGCCCTTGAGGCCCGCCACTGCCCACAGCTTGCCGCGCTTGCTCAGGTCGCCGCTCAGCGCGTAGGGCGAGGTCTGCGGCAGCGCGATGCCCAGCAACGGGAACAGTGCGCCCAGCGTCTGTCCCTTGATCTCGAACTTGGCATCGATGCCGTCGAGCCCCGCCAGCTCGGCCACGGTGCCGGTGGCCTTGAGTTGCGTCTGCCCGGCCGCAGCAGTGATCTCCAGCGGAAACGGCGGCGCGCCGGCGGCGTTGATCTGCAGCACGTTGCCCGTGCGGCCACTGGCGGTCAGCGGCTGTCCCTTGTAACGGCCCTTGATGCGGTAGTTGAGCGGCAACTCGCCGCGGCTCGTGTCGTAGCTCAGGTCGGCGTGCAGGTCGACGCGCAGGTGCTTGGCCAGGAAGTCGACCGCCCCGGTGTCGACCTGGATGAGCCCGATGCTGGGCACCGTGCCCGAATCGGAGGTGTCCTTGCCGAGCGCCCAGGTGCGGCGCCCGTCCTGCTCCATCTGGAGCCCGACCGTGGGCGAGAAAAGCGCCAGGCGTGGAATGTCGATCTTGCTGGCGATCAGCGGCCAGACGCGGATGTCGAACTCGGCGCGGTCGGCTTTCACCAGGTAGGGGTCGCGCGCCCACGAAGGGTTGGCGAACTCCAGGCCGTCGAGCTTGACGGTGGCCGTGCGCCAGCCCAGGTCGACATCGAGCCGCCGCGTGATCTCGAACTTGCGTCCGGTCTTCTCGCTCACGTAGCGATTGACCGGCTCGCGCAGCACGTCCCACGGAAAGAAGATCAGCGCAATCAGCAATGCGGCGAGCAGCAGCACGAGGGACACCAGCAGCTTCTGCCAGACCGGCCGGGTGCGAAAGATGTGCGTTGCCATGTTCAAGTGAATACCTCAGTGGAGACAGGCCCCGGGTCGGCAATGGACCGCACAAACCGTGCGGCATTGCCTACGAATGCGCTGCCGGCAGCGCGTGCGTCGGAACACGCCTACAACACCCGGCCCATGAACCCTGCATGATGCGCGACGGGATGGCCTCAATGTCCATGTGCAGGCATTCCCTCAGCGGGGGCGCTTCGGGTGCACCTGCCAACGTCAGAGGAAGCGTGGCTCGGCATGGATTCCAGATTGCAGACATACGTCGTCGAAGACAACCTCACGATCCGTGAAAACCTCATTGGCACGCTGGAAGAACTCACCTGCACCACGGTCGTCGGTTTTGCCGAGACCGAAGACCACGCACGCGAATGGCTGCTCGGCCACGGCCCCGAATGGGACCTGGCGATCGTCGATCTTTTTCTCAAGCAGGGCAGCGGTCTGGGTGTGCTGCAGGCCTGCCAGGCACGCAAGCCGACCCAGAAGGTGGTGGTGCTCAGCAACTATGCAACACCCGACATCCGGCGGCGTTGTGCCGAATTCGGTGTCGACGCGGTGTTCGACAAGTCGAACGAAATCGACGCGTTGGTCGACTTCTGCCTCGCGCAGGCCAAGGCATTGCGCCGTGCGCCCGAGGCGGGCTGAAGAAGAAACCGGCCCCGGCCTCTCCCCCACCCCCATGCGCCTGTCAGTCGATCAGCTTGTTCTTCAGCGCGTAGTACGTCAGGTCGCTGTTGGACGAGAGGTTCATCTTCTCCATCAGGCGCGTGCGGTAGGTGCTCACCGTCTTCACCGACAGCGACAGCGTCTTGGCGATGTCTCCCGCGGTCTCGCCCTTGGCCAGCTTCAGGAACACCTGGAATTCGCGTTCCGACAGTTGCTCGTGCGGTGCCGCGTCGTCCTTGCGGTCGAGCTGGCGGGCCAGCAGTTCGGCCACGGCGGGCGTGATGTAGCGGCGGCCCAGCGAGATGGTGCGGATGGCGTTGACGATCTCGATCGGATCGCACTCCTTGTTCAGGTAGCCGCTCGCGCCCTGACGGATCAGGTTCATCGCGTAGTGCTCTTCCGGATAGCCACTCAGGATGAGGATGCCCACATCCGGCGCCTTGGCCCGGATCATGGCCAGCGCATCGATTCCGCTCTGCCCCGGCATCGAAAGATCCATGACCAGCACGTCCAGCTCCGTGGTGCGCACCAGCTCGATGGCTTCGCGCCCGCTGGCTGCCTCACCCGCCACGCGCAGGTCCACGTGCTCGGAGAAGAACTGCCGGAGGCCCGATCGCACGATGGCGTGGTCGTCCACAATTCCAATTTTGATCATCTGTTACTTTCGTCGTTGTGTTGCGCGCATGCGGTCCGCCACATGCCGGGCCCCTGATTGTTGTCAATTATTCACGAACTTGCGTAGTAAGCAGCTTTGAAAGTTTCATGCACTGGCTAGTCCCTCAAAAAATGGCCGTGAGCCTCCTGCTCGCGGCACTGGCTGCGCTGGCCCTCGTCGGCATCAACGAGGCCGGCTACCGGCAGTCGAGTCGCGCCCTGGCCGACATCGACGAGGCCCAGCAGGTTCGCGGCACGCTCAACCAGATCCTGCAGAACATGCTCGATGCCGAAACCGGCCAGCGAGGCTATCTGCTGACCGGCGAAACCAGCTACCGGCAACCCTACGACTCGGCGGTCAAGGAGGTCGACAGCCACCTCGCGAGCCTGCGCCGACTGTACGCCGAGCGGCCGGCCGAACTCACCCAGCTGACCGAGCTGTCCAAGCACGTGTTGCGCAAGATCGCCGAGATGGACATGAGCGTGCGGCTGCGCCAGGACGGCAAGGAAGACGCCTGGAAGTTCGTCATCACGACCGACGTCGGCCGCGAAGAGATGGATGCCATCCGCGCCACTGCGGGCGAGCTGGTCAAGATCAGCAACAAGACCCTGCACGAGAGCCAGGTCCAGGTGCTCAAGTCGCTGCAGCTTGCTCGCATCGGCACCGCCATCGTGGCGCTGGCCGCGCTGATCGCCTTCTTCCTTTACCTGCGCCAGACCCATGCCCTGCGCTCCATCGGCGAGCGCCAGCAGGAAGCCTTGCAACGCGAACGCAACGCCCTGGAGGACGAGGTGCGCGAGCGCACCGCCTCGCTGGCCGAGCTGGCGACCCACTTGCAGGACGTTCGCGAAACCGAGCGCGGCTACCTGGCGCGTGAACTGCACGACGAGCTGGGCTCGCTGCTCACCGCCGCCAAGCTCGACGTGGCACGCCTCAAATCGCGGCTGGTGGATGCGCCCGACGCCATCCAGCGGCTGCAGCATCTGACCGAACTGCTCAACAGCGGCATCGCGCTCAAGCGCCGCATCATCGAAGACCTGCGGCCGTCCTCGCTCTCGAACCTCGGGCTGGTCGCGTCGCTGGAAATCCTGGGACGCGAGTTCGCCGAGCGCTCGGGCCTGCAGATCGAGATGGTGCTGGAGCCCGTGACGATGGACGAATCGCGCCAGCTCACGATCTACCGCATGGTCCAGGAAAGCCTGACCAACATCGGCAAGTACGCGGAGGCCAGCGAAGCCACCATCGTGATGAAGAACTACGAGAACCATGTGATCGTGGAAGTCGCGGATAACGGCAAGGGCTTCGACGCCCAGCGCGTGCGGCCGTCGACGCACGGCCTTGCGGGCATGCGCCACCGGGTGGAAGCGGCCCGCGGCAAGCTCACGGTGTCCTCGACACCCGGCCGGGGCACGCGCCTGAGCGCCATGCTGCCGGTCGTCAAACCGAGCTGAATCGGCACTCCTTCACGGCCCTGTGCGGAGTGACTCGGCCATCTCCTACGCACCTCATCCCCGACCGCTGACAGGTCCCGCGCAGGGCCCCAATTAAGGTTGCTCCAAGCCATCCGGCTCTTCCTTGCGAGGTTCCGGATGCGCTGTTCATCAAAACAACGAGGGCAGCCTCGAAGGAGTTCCGCATGTTGCATTACGCAGTGGTGTTTCTGGTCATCGCGCTGATCGCCGCACTGTTTGGCTTCGGTGGCATTGCCGCCAGCGCAGTCGGCATTGCCAAGATCCTTTTCGTGATCTTCGCCGTGCTTGCCATCGCCAGCTTCCTGGCCGGCTTGCTACGACGCAAGTAGCGTAGTTACGATCCACAGGCTCCCGCATTTCATCTTTCCGAAAAGGACTTACACATGAACACGACCAAGACCCCCTCGCAGCTCGCCGACGACGCGCGCCAGACCGCCAACGACGCGGTCGAATCGACCCGCGCCTATGCACAGAACGCGGTGAATGCGGCGGGCGAAAAGGTCCGCGACCTGCGCCGCGATGCCGAGCCGGCCGTCGAGCAACTGGCCGCCCGCGTGCAGCAAGCCGTGCAGCGCGGCCTGGACGCCGCATCGACCACCAGCGCCCGTGCGCAGCGCCGCATCGAGAAGGCTGCCGACGTCACCGGCCGCTACATCTCGGACCAGCCCGTGCGCTCGGTGCTGCTCGCCGCTGCCGCCGGCGCCGCCATCACCGCGCTCATCGTGCTGGCCAGCCGCCGCAGCCGGGACGACTACTGATCCGCTGATTTTTCGTTCCACCGATCCCCCGCACCATGCTTCATCCGATCTTCTCCACGGTGCTCGGGCATCCGGAACTCATCGCTGAACACGTCGCCAACTACGCCGCCCTCGTCCGGCAGGAAACCGCACAGGCGGGGCGCGGCCTCGTCGCCCGCCTGGTCGCGGGCGTGCTGGCGGCGGCAAGCGCCATGCTGGCCCTCGGGCTGATCGGCGTGGCCGTGCTGCTCGGTGTGCTGCATGGCAGCTTTCATTGGGTGCTGGTCATCGTGCCGGGCGTCGCCGTGCTGATCGCGGCCTTCTGTGCCTGGTACGCGATGCATCCCAACCCGGGCTACGGCTTCGACGACCTGCGCACGCAGC includes:
- a CDS encoding HesA/MoeB/ThiF family protein, producing the protein MDDHDLLRYSRHILLEEFGIDGQARVSAGRVLVIGAGGLGSPVALYLAAAGVGHITLVDDDEVDLTNLQRQIAHTNARVGSPKVESAAQAMRDINPDIAIETHALCADEALLSRLLAAADVVVDCCDNFATRHAINRACVAHAKPLVAGAAIRFDGQLSVYDTRDAASPCYACLFPPDAAFEETRCAVLGVFGPVVGTIGTLQASEALKLLAGIGPSLAGKLLMFDGRSTAFDTLRVARDPHCSVCAQRPGA
- a CDS encoding AsmA family protein, yielding MATHIFRTRPVWQKLLVSLVLLLAALLIALIFFPWDVLREPVNRYVSEKTGRKFEITRRLDVDLGWRTATVKLDGLEFANPSWARDPYLVKADRAEFDIRVWPLIASKIDIPRLALFSPTVGLQMEQDGRRTWALGKDTSDSGTVPSIGLIQVDTGAVDFLAKHLRVDLHADLSYDTSRGELPLNYRIKGRYKGQPLTASGRTGNVLQINAAGAPPFPLEITAAAGQTQLKATGTVAELAGLDGIDAKFEIKGQTLGALFPLLGIALPQTSPYALSGDLSKRGKLWAVAGLKGKLGLSDIAGDMRFDQAGSLPHLAGELRSKVMDMDDLGPLIGLPPTARTANAVEGVAPPPTITQVKRPAGGKVLPTAPLDFERLRAMNADVKYTADRIRNVREIPLDSGSVQVKLNDGVLTLDPLDLGVGGGKLVGAIRIDGAKNPADIRASLDLRGMQLARLFPKLETTGNSVGRLDGRLNLSGPGSSVANWLGGASGDVAVLSGRGQFGNLLPVFATLVGGDIIKFLLRGDRNVELRCAAIAFDVNKGLMTGRTLVVDTTNALFTASGQANLANETLDFVVHPEPKSKSILSIRTPLVVGGTFGSPKGGIEIAPLAGRGLAALALGAINPLLALAATIETGPGEDSDCKGVVADANRPTAGAAANGAARAKGARQP
- a CDS encoding response regulator yields the protein MDSRLQTYVVEDNLTIRENLIGTLEELTCTTVVGFAETEDHAREWLLGHGPEWDLAIVDLFLKQGSGLGVLQACQARKPTQKVVVLSNYATPDIRRRCAEFGVDAVFDKSNEIDALVDFCLAQAKALRRAPEAG
- a CDS encoding response regulator transcription factor yields the protein MIKIGIVDDHAIVRSGLRQFFSEHVDLRVAGEAASGREAIELVRTTELDVLVMDLSMPGQSGIDALAMIRAKAPDVGILILSGYPEEHYAMNLIRQGASGYLNKECDPIEIVNAIRTISLGRRYITPAVAELLARQLDRKDDAAPHEQLSEREFQVFLKLAKGETAGDIAKTLSLSVKTVSTYRTRLMEKMNLSSNSDLTYYALKNKLID
- a CDS encoding CHASE3 domain-containing protein, producing MAVSLLLAALAALALVGINEAGYRQSSRALADIDEAQQVRGTLNQILQNMLDAETGQRGYLLTGETSYRQPYDSAVKEVDSHLASLRRLYAERPAELTQLTELSKHVLRKIAEMDMSVRLRQDGKEDAWKFVITTDVGREEMDAIRATAGELVKISNKTLHESQVQVLKSLQLARIGTAIVALAALIAFFLYLRQTHALRSIGERQQEALQRERNALEDEVRERTASLAELATHLQDVRETERGYLARELHDELGSLLTAAKLDVARLKSRLVDAPDAIQRLQHLTELLNSGIALKRRIIEDLRPSSLSNLGLVASLEILGREFAERSGLQIEMVLEPVTMDESRQLTIYRMVQESLTNIGKYAEASEATIVMKNYENHVIVEVADNGKGFDAQRVRPSTHGLAGMRHRVEAARGKLTVSSTPGRGTRLSAMLPVVKPS
- a CDS encoding DUF1328 domain-containing protein, whose protein sequence is MLHYAVVFLVIALIAALFGFGGIAASAVGIAKILFVIFAVLAIASFLAGLLRRK
- a CDS encoding phage holin family protein, whose translation is MLHPIFSTVLGHPELIAEHVANYAALVRQETAQAGRGLVARLVAGVLAAASAMLALGLIGVAVLLGVLHGSFHWVLVIVPGVAVLIAAFCAWYAMHPNPGYGFDDLRTQLDADLQALHNAGAHHGQR